TCCTGCCAAGGAACAGACACACTACTGAATTCAGCAGGAAGGTCGTCAGCTCCCCCAGAAGGACACTGTCACCTGTCTGAGCTCACGAGTTCTGCCAGCCCTCTAAATCAGAAATACAGTGATGCAGGATGATGATGCAGACTCCATGCTCGTAAAGACACCGGGTAAAGTTAATGAGAACCCCACCATCCGGATCAGCTGCAGAACTGAGACCTTTGGGTTTAGTCATCTCAGGCAGGGTGAGAGCAGCATCCCCCTcacacaggagctgtgctgacAGAAATACTTTCAAACGCACTTCCAGTGGAATGGAACGTCACggacagcagggatgggagtTCTCTCTATGAACTGCCTTGTTATTTTGAGGGGACTGTGGACTGAATTTGAAAGCCCCACTCACACTTACACTCTGATCTTCCCTTATAAGCCAGCCCCTCCCAACACCTCCTGTATTGATTCGACATGCTCCATTACTCCAATGCAGCACAGTGCTAAGCAGAGGATAAAAAATGTGTTCTCTATtgaaaggaaatgaaggaaataaaggaaaagtagTAATTCATTCTTTTATAAGTTCAACGTTATTCCGTCCAAGGAAAATTCAGATGCACACCTAAACTTTACCGTGAGTTTCCCACTGGGGTTTCTGAAAGCACAGGTGGGTTGCAGGAGCAGCTGCGGAAGGTGTTGAAGACTTTCAGTGGCTCTTGGTTAAACAAAAGCTGATAGGGGGCAACCAAAATGTCAGTTTTCTTCAATTGTTTGTAAGAATTGACGTCTTTTAATGAACACTCAGAAATTCACAATGAAGAAACATAAACTATAGAAATTCATGAATCCTGTGCgatgctgctgctcttgcctctCACTCATGATTTGTCACGTTTCTGTTACTTTTGACACTATTACACTTATTTTTATCCCAGTCTAATGTTTGTCTCTTCTGCCATGGTATGTTCAGAGGTGTCTCAACTCATGTGCTGCAAACAGTTGCATGACAGAGAAGCAGATCTGTCCCAACCACTAAGGAGCAAGCTCACACTAAGGATCCTCCAGGCAGAGATGCTCACATGAAAATCAAGCAGCTTTTTTTGTTACATGCAGCTGGTGAGAGTAAGGAAGGGAATCTAGGCTAGGAACATGGCCATGATTAATGGCTATTTTAGTAAATGCAATTTTGCAAACTAGGACATGCTGGAAGCTTGTCAGCAAGGTGAGAGTCTAGGTAACAGCAAAAGATGAGATGACACAAGGAAAACTTAAGGAGCCTGCTAATACTTTTTTggataataattttataaagtTTCTCAGAAAACTTTACATTGAGCACTGCCTAGGATAGTCAGGCAAGCTGGAAAGAGAAACATCAACAGCAAATATAAATGGCAATGCTTCAGACATTAGTGAATATGTGCAAAAGATAAATGCACCTCATGCTCCAAGAAAAATCAAGGAACTAAGACATCAAGAGACATAGTTCTCCTGATGAGCTATGCACTGCAGTGCACCAATCTATGTAGGGTTCTGTTAGTGGCAATGAAATTCACAAAGATGGGAACACATGCAGGGTGACAGAGACCTAAAGCTGAGCCAACAATAACTGGGTTTCATTTGGGCTTCTTCCCTTTGGAGAAAGACCTGAGTTGAACTGAATTCCATTACAACATTACTTAGCTGAGTGATCCCTTTCTCATTGAAGGTTGTAAAAAGTTTAAATACAAGTTTTATGTTTCATGTTTCAAACCAATCTGGTTCTAAGAATGCAGGCAGGCACTTGCAAAAGTCACATCAGCTAAGGCTCACCTACCTGCTTTGTGGAGCTCTCctacacagaaaagcagcacgAGTCCGTAGATGTTTGATAAAGCATGAACATAACTGAGCACTTCTTTTAGAGTACTTAACATGTTTTCCATTCATCTTTGTAGTGCAGAGGCAGGTGGCACAACAGGCACACCATATTCCAATGAATTTTTGCACTAGGGTAGAGGAAACCAGACTAACTCCTTCACACTTACCCGACTAATTCCTTCACACCTCTCAAGGTGACACTGGATACACCAGTTTGGCAGTGCTATTTATTTCAGATGCTACACTGATATGGCTGGGATAAGTACCTCTACTCAGTGCATTATTTTCTGACATCAGGAATTCTCTTCAGCTTGAAATGATGCAGAAAGAAACCTTCTATCTCTTCTTAAAATGACTGGAAAGACAGGCTTATGTTACACTTATTTGTACCAAGAAATCTTTTTGGTACTCCTATTTTGATCTAATTCAGAATTCAACCAACATGACAGTTTTAAGAGTCAGAGAATCACAGCATGGCTCCAAAAGGGAGTAAAATTGAACTACTGATGATTTCAGTTAGTAAAAGTCACTTATAAAGGCAAAGAACGAGAAAAGCCTCTTTGCACATTCTGAAGTGATTTCTTAATGATTTCTTAATCAATTAAACAATGTACTTTAAAAACCTTAACTTCAAACTATGAGAAAATAACATACAAATCATACAATTTCATTAATTTACTATTAAATTGGATGTCTTCAGAGCTATTAAAAGCCCTTCTGCAATTTTCACtgtcttttccaggctgaaagtACGCCTTTGACATCaatacagagaaaacagatgGACAAAGTAATTATAAAAAGAGCAACACGACGCTATGAACCAATTTGTCACAGTTTTACTAACAGACTGGAAAGCACAGGCTGACAATCAGCAAAGTTGTGTTGTGTCAAAGTGCCCTCACCCTCCAAACaacccccagtgtcccccctgTAGGAAGCTACAGACTGACGAGGAAGGAAGGAGCAATGACAAAATCAGTGTAAGCATGCAGGACATTTAGAGATTAGAAAGacctctgaaagaaaatactgactGTATATGTCAGAAATCAagggaaatatatatatatatatattgaagGGAAATGCAACAATGCTTGGATCATTCTGACATATTTTCCTGGTAACTTCCCTAATTTTTGTATAGCATAATTTCAtaatttgacagaaaaaaaccatctAGCTGAGAGTTATAGGGTCAGATAAACagaatttctctgtgctttggaTTCTGTAAAGGAACACAATCTCTTTAAGGAAGCTAGTTCGATCAGTTTATAGAGTCTAAAACTGCCCTGAAAGGCGAGTTCACACCTGGCTTCACACACACTCCGCTGCAATGGTTTGTAACACACAGGAGGGCTGTGCCCAGATGACTCCTCTCTACTATTTTATCCTTTTCACAGCTTGCAAAGTTATAAAAAGCTGATTAAATTGCCCAACCTTCACAAAAACTGGGCATCTTTAACTACTAGAAAGCTGATCATCCCAACAGGTGCATGACTTCAAAACTGGAAAACTCTACTGAGAAATATGGGTTTGGGATACCCAAAGATATATGAGATAATCTTCCAAAGGCTGattttttctcttcaggttTTCTTCTGCATTCATGCTGCACAATTCCAAAGTTTGGAGCCTTTGCAGAGGTCCAAGGGATCCAGGAAGGGGAtaggaaaatgagaagaaagacagaaataggCCATCTGCAAGCAGCAccaaaaaaaagattaattaaaCTTAGAAGCATACCTCCAAACTGTCTTCCAGATTAAATGGAGGCATGGAATGCACTCTAGGAGCAGTTGGAGCAGTCTTATTAGCAGActaaagcagaaaagagaaggaagacagTGAAAGAAAGGGGCTGCATCAAAGAGCAGTGTATTTCCTTGTATATTTCAAGGGTTAATCTTGTCACAAGTCTGTGAAATCAGGGCCCACAACCATTTggcttttagaaaaaaattattattacagCAGAATAACCATTACATTCAAAATAACGGACATTTGTACAAAAGTAGAGTCATACAGTCAGCAGTGAACAAAACTAGTAAGAATACCTCCTCAAAGTATTGTCAGAGGAGCATTGTGATGACAAAACCCGTACCTAAAAGACGGGGTGCAAGACAAGAGCTGAGTCCAGCAAGGAGAAGAGAAACTAGAGTGGGGTAATAACAACTCTGAGAAACTCATGTACAGAGTAATGCAAAGCACAGAATTGTTAAACCCTTTGCTACATTAGCTGACCTTCATCTTCACCATTATACAAACAAAGCCCTTCAGTTACTGGTTTTTGGTATTTCTCTGAGGATCTGGCACATTGGGAAGCAATTTCAGGAAGTGCACTTTAGAGGTGCATACAGCAGTTTTCTCTCCAGGTAGTTTAACATTAAAATGCAGGCTTGTTCATGTATTCTTCCACTGTctaggaaacaaacaaacaacaaagaaacaatGCATTATGAAGTGGTACAGTAATACCCATAGAAACCCTCTTGTCCTCTTTTGAGGACAGCTGTAGTTTTGCAGGAAATtggataaaattaattaaagtgcagaaataattctgctttaaaagcacGTAACAGAGTGGTTTAAAATCTGATGTTTAAATCATGCCATAGCACAGTTGTGGCTGAACTCATCACACCAGTGGCCTTTGCAACAGTGGCTGAGTTTGTTTGCACGTGGGGCAGAGCACTGCGGAAACGTGCTTAACTCCCACAGCACGTCCCAAGCCAGTTCTGCCActgtgctgctcccttcaggACTGGGATGCATCCTTCACTACcgaggaaaaaaattaatgaaaccaTCACATTCAACAGTTTTTGCCATTCCTGGCTCAATGGTACCTGTTATGTTCCAAGTTACGAGAGAATTCCTGCAGGGTTCTGAATAAGGGTTACATATCTGTGCCCTGCAGAAAATTTACACAGATGCCTCTGAATGAAAGCAGAGTTTGTCAGCACATACTCTTTccaattttaaatgttaatagTATGTCATGTTTCCAACGTATTAGTGAAATAGAAGAGATTTTGCTATTTACATATGCATACATAAACTATTTCTTAATAAACTCCAGCAATTAAGCTGcaagagagcagcagctttATATAAAGAGCCTCCAGATGATACCAAGAGGGTTGAATTGAAAGCTTATGTAACTGCACTGTTGTACCTGTTGAAACTGAATGCAAGACACACTTGGATAATTAAGTACTAGAAGTGCTACGCTGTGTTTTCATCTCCTGTCAAACAAGGAAGATGAGGTGTTTGCCTTTTGTCCTCCTCTGCCTTACCTCCTGCAACATGTCAGAGTCTTCTATGGCTTTCACCGCAGTCTTCTTTGAAGTCTCTTGTACTTCTCCACCAATTATAAACTCATCAAGaataaaataagctttttcaaaattaaagatAATATCCAGCTCGCACACCTGCCAAAACAAGAGGCCACAACCATGTTTAAATCACTTTTGCAGTATTATAAGCACTTCTGGGCCAAAAGCTGTTGTGATGATCAAATATCCCCAGCATATGCAAACCTGCAGGTGGCAGGTAGCAGGGTGAAGAAACAAACTGCATGTTACGTCATATTGAAGCTTCTGCCCATATTCTCCCCACATACACAGACTTACAGCAAAGAGATTTCACTTATTATTAAGCTCATGCTGGTTGTCAGAGATCAAAGCTGACTTCCTGGCTCACTAACCTTACCACAGCTCCTACACAGCCCTTGCAATATGGGTTACCTCCGTTCAGAGtttcacagagcagcagccatcAACTGCTTTTTAGTTTTGAGGCAGTACAGATGTCAGTCACAGCACACTGATTTAACTAAGATATGAATTAAGGCAGGCAGgataatttcaaaaatattcataGAAAAGATGGGTCTCTTGTAGTCTCTAAAGACTTACTGAAAGACTTATTTGGACCTTCTTTAAGTCTCTTCTTTAAAAACACACTGATTTTATCTTTTGCCTCTATGTCATTAAATGTTACACAGTATTATgagacaaacaaaaccagtacATCTGAAGATGTCAGGAGAGAGGATTTAAGTACTTTAACCTGTTTTGAGTTTTCTTAATAAATTTTCCTGAAGCTTTCCCTTCAAATTCTATTCCAAGACAGACTTACAAAGCATTGAGATTAATTCTGGGTGAGTGGAGAAAGGATGGAAAAACAATCTTATGGTCATTTCAgcattatttaataaaatactctaataattaatttcattctgGATTGAGAACACCTGCAGGGAAAGTGCAGCAGATTGAACACAAAGCAAATGAGCTGCACATAATTTTGTTTATCAGACAGGAATGAGTTAATGGAAGAAAGTGAAACCTACGTTTCCAAAGTATCTGTCCAGGAGCTCCACATATCGATGAACGACCTCTAGTGTCAGGAGCTCATTATCCTGGTCTTCTATTGCACAGCAGAAATACAAACTAGCATACCTGGAGAAACAGAGGCAAAAACATGGCAGTGAACAGCTGGGACCTCAGTGCTCTGCTCATCTCTTAGAGGTCATTCATACAACAGTTAATTCCTAACCAGGctcaaaaataaacattttctttcactcttATAGTGTCCCAGAGAACACTTTAGAAGATCAGATGATTTAAACAGGTTATTATTTTAGTTAGAAGAACCAACTTCACCCCTGGTAAAGTGGGACACCTGTAACACTGGACAGAATAAAACAGGTAATAAATCAGTATTTCTTGTTCAAGTAGTTCTTTCAGGTCTCCTCCCCCTGCTGCAATAGCACTGCAGTAAATGGGGTTCATCAAACTGTAAGACAAGCTACCccttctaattaaaaaataaaactaaaagtGAAAGGGGCTACATCTCAGCAGCCTGCTGGCTGTCAAATGAGTGTTTTACAGAAGGCCAGAACGCAGGAAGCTGCCTAGACCAAACAAGCTTTGTAACTAACTTGTGCCAAAACTTTGTTTAAACCAACCCAAGATCTATTCAGCTTGCTGATACTGTGGCTGGAGGCCAGCTTGTCACAGCTTCTGGTCAGATGTTTATATCCCTCTCTTCACAGCATGGAGCTCAGTTTTTGCTACATGGGAAATGTTTAATTTACCCAATGTACTACACATTAAGGCTACACTTATTTGCTATAACTTTAGGAGAACAAACAGGCAGTTAGCATTAGGCATTGTGTAACTGGGGACCAGTgatttctttggaaaaggaagTGGGAATTAATACCTTCCAGAGcaacaaacatttcaaaaccaaaatctgACAAAATTATGAAAGTGCCTTGGAACAGCTCCTGCAATCTCCCCAGCTGATAAAACCCAGCACACACATCTCAGCCAGGCTACCCTAGGGAATTTGAAGGGGCAATGAGGTCTAAGGCCTTCTAAACACTAATGCCTATTAGGCTCCTCCTGTTTTTCTCATTTGACAGACTGTACAAGTATTTTTCATCCCCCAATTACCCTGCTGGTTTATCCAGGGACACTGCCTTGTTACAGCCAGATTGCCAATGGCAGGCTCCTAACTCAGCCCAGCACCACAagtgttgttttcttcttttccttaagtgagcttttgcttttcctcttctaGCACGTCTTATTCATATGAACAGTGATTATACATTCTTACAAAATTACTCACACCTTTTGTAAACAAGCTTGAGGTCTTTCCAGTCAACAAAACTACTCGTTTTTTGGTTGCGAGACAAAATAATCTGAACAATTTCTCGAAtgatctttttcttctctttatcaGGTAGCGTCGTGTACCATTTCTGAAGCCTTAACTTCCCCTGCCGACTGAACAGCAGTATAAAGTGTATCTAGAGTAAACAAAGCAACATGGTTAACACCAGGGTACGGCCAG
The sequence above is drawn from the Hirundo rustica isolate bHirRus1 chromosome 10, bHirRus1.pri.v3, whole genome shotgun sequence genome and encodes:
- the AP1S3 gene encoding AP-1 complex subunit sigma-3 → MIHFILLFSRQGKLRLQKWYTTLPDKEKKKIIREIVQIILSRNQKTSSFVDWKDLKLVYKRYASLYFCCAIEDQDNELLTLEVVHRYVELLDRYFGNVCELDIIFNFEKAYFILDEFIIGGEVQETSKKTAVKAIEDSDMLQETVEEYMNKPAF